The Palaemon carinicauda isolate YSFRI2023 chromosome 37, ASM3689809v2, whole genome shotgun sequence genome contains a region encoding:
- the LOC137629338 gene encoding calponin homology domain-containing protein DDB_G0272472-like translates to MLYEESFKYSMSPAVWSTADDLSILDDLLMFNVAVVNLEGMCSYYALLDVAGQSHRQRHSGHPYVTSRASWNRALLGTDYIGLSKEVLYRRGWIISHDKGPRLGSLIVDVCGVVFTEPQEEVSLMYRMTSWIRSKDPFNSEGGMEENVKGGPPEEKEQKREEVEKKENETVQKPLEERISSLEKELEAAFAEISSRKEVESKFLAENEELRAENQHLSKINGTLQIDKRIEMENLASKNDDLERTNEHLKQELCNKKVVLEQYKNKLMEKDKSNIKLTQKLEKVRHNKRKLEKFVEKKMEVIEQISEQRLELQKSLDEARINDLIRNGRYKCLLQELETLKKENLNKLSDFEQQNIQLREELENFKSEKNDGQKADVQKDVRDNKSEEKVVEAEDQDPNGRKAEKEENAGASGVGQVLGWLLASKGALPDTNNRQEEQKLEKETSRDEEEEEKQKEEKIAKTTRKPIVFDLEPEKPKSIVSSPSKVKRLEPPPQGTVASTGTWLST, encoded by the exons ATGCTGTATGAGGAAAGCTTCAAGTATTCTATGTCTCCTGCTGTCTGGAGCACGGCTGATGATCTTAGTATTCTTGATGATCTCCTCATGTTTAATGTTGCTGTTGTGAATCTGGAGGGCATGTGCTCTTATTATGCCTTGCTGGACGTGGCAGGACAGTCTCATAGACAGAGGCATAGTGGTCAtccctatgtaacgtccagagcatcctggaacagggcattgCTTGGAACAGACTACATTGGACTGTCTAAGGAAGTCCTGTATCGGCGGGGATGGATTATTTCTCATGATAAGGGACCTCGTCTTGGCAGTCTGATAGTAGATG TTTGCGGTGTGGTTTTCACGGAACCACAAGAGGAAGtatccttaatgtataggatgacctcttggataaggtctaaggacccattcaactctgagggcgggatggaggagaatGTGAAAGGAGGACCCCcagaggaaaaggaacagaaaagagaaGAGGTGGAGAAGAAGGAGAATGAGACTGTTCAAAAGCCATTGGAGGAACGCATCAGTTCCCTGGAAAAGGAACTGGAAGCAGCGTTTGCAGAGATCAGCTCCAGAAAGGAAGTAGAATCGAAATTCTTAGcagagaatgaagagctgagagcagagaatcaacatctctctaaaattaatggaactcttcaaatcgataagagaatcgagatggaaaatttggcatccaagaatgacgacctggaacgaacaaacgaacatctaaaacAGGAACTCTGTAATAAAAAAGTTGTCCTTgaacaatataaaaacaaattaatggaaaaagacaaatcaaatattaaactgactcagaaattagaaaaagttcgtcataacaaaaggaaactggaaaagttcgttgaaaagaagatggaagtaattgagcagatttcagaacagagACTTGAACTCCAAAAGAGCCTCGACGAGGCAAGGATAAATGATCTTATCAGAAATGGCCGCTACAAATGCCTTTTACAAGAGTTAGAAACTCTAAAGAAAGAAAATCTGAATAAATTGAGTGACTTTGAGCAACAAAATATTCAATTGAGGGAGGAACTAGAAAATTTCAAGTCTGAAAAAAAT gatggtcagaaggcagatgtccaaaaggatgtcagagacaataaaagtgaggaaaaagtaGTCGAAGCAGAGGACCAGGATCccaacggacgtaaggctgagaaggaggaaAATGCAggggcatctggtgtgggtcaggtgcttggctggctactagcctcaaaaggcgctctccCTGACACCAACAACCGCCAAGAAGAGCAGAAGCTGGAAAAGGAAACTTCcagggacgaggaggaggaggagaagcaaaaggaagaaaagattgcaAAAACTACTAGAAAACCTATcgtgtttgacctggaacccgagaagcccaaaagTATAGTCtcatcaccttccaaggtgaaaaggttagagccCCCACCACAAGGGACAGTGGCCTCAACGGGTACGTGGCTGTCGACTTGA